Proteins encoded in a region of the Triticum dicoccoides isolate Atlit2015 ecotype Zavitan chromosome 3A, WEW_v2.0, whole genome shotgun sequence genome:
- the LOC119271741 gene encoding protein DETOXIFICATION 16-like — MELSMEPALPSAKGTAVAVNLLLATSEAKRQLRLAGPLIVGCLLQSVIQMISVMFVGHLGELALASASMASSFAIVTGFSFLTGMSFALDTLCGQAFGASEGQMLGVYKQRAMLVLGLASLPIAAVWANTGAILLHLGQDPEIAAGAGTYIRWMIPALFFYGWLQCHVRFLQAQKLVVPVMLSSGATAASHVLVCWALVYRLRLGIRGAALANAVSYLTNVSILAVYVRVSPSCKKSWTGFSFEAFHGLIPFLKLAVPSALMVCMEWWSFEVMVILSGLLPNPKLETAVLSICLNTNSLVCTVPNGLSSAISTRVSNELGAGRPRAALLAARVVIVLAFLVGTSEGLLLVLVHKVWGYAYSKDQEVVSYVATMMLILAVSVLFDGLQYVLSGIVRGCGQQKIGAFVNFIAYYLVGIPAALIFTFKCHLGGKGLWLGILSGLVTQTLLLLFISFGTTDWDKQAMNAKDRISTSPPAEP; from the exons ATGGAGTTAAGCATGGAGCCGGCGCTCCCCAGTGCCAAAGGCACGGCCGTGGCCGTGAACCTGCTGCTGGCGACGAGCGAGGCCAAGAGACAGCTCCGCCTCGCCGGGCCACTCATCGTGGGATGCCTGCTGCAGAGCGTCATCCAGATGATCTCCGTGATGTTCGTGGGGCACCTGGGCGAGCTCGCGCTGGCCAGCGCCTCCATGGCCAGCTCATTCGCCATCGTCACCGGCTTCAGCTTCCTG ACGGGCATGTCGTTCGCCCTGGACACCCTGTGCGGGCAGGCCTTCGGGGCGAGCGAGGGCCAGATGCTGGGAGTGTACAAGCAGAGGGCGATGCTGGTGCTGGGCCTGGCGAGCCTGCCGATCGCGGCGGTGTGGGCCAACACCGGCGCGATCCTGCTGCACCTGGGGCAGGACCCGGAGATCGCGGCGGGCGCCGGGACGTACATCCGGTGGATGATCCCGGCGCTCTTCTTCTACGGGTGGCTCCAgtgccacgtccggttcctgcaggcGCAGAAGCTGGTGGTGCCGGTGATGCTGAGCTCCGGCGCCACCGCGGCGAGCCACGTGCTGGTGTGCTGGGCGCTGGTGTACAGGCTGCGGCTGGGGATCCGAGGGGCGGCGCTGGCCAACGCTGTGTCCTACCTCACCAACGTCTCCATACTGGCCGTCTACGTCAGGGTCTCGCCGTCGTGTAAGAAGAGCTGGACGGGGTTCTCTTTCGAGGCGTTCCACGGCCTCATCCCCTTCTTGAAGCTCGCCGTGCCATCCGCGCTCATGGTCTG CATGGAGTGGTGGTCGTTCGAGGTGATGGTGATACTCTCGGGCCTTCTCCCCAACCCCAAGCTCGAGACAGCCGTCCTCTCCATCTG CTTGAACACCAACTCCTTGGTGTGCACGGTCCCGAATGGGCTCTCTTCGGCCATAAGCACGCGCGTGTCCAACGAGCTCGGGGCGGGGCGGCCACGGGCGGCGCTTCTGGCGGCCCGCGTGGTGATCGTGCTGGCGTTTCTGGTGGGCACGTCGGAGGGGCTCCTCCTGGTTCTTGTGCACAAAGTGTGGGGCTATGCCTACAGCAAGGACCAGGAGGTGGTCTCCTACGTCGCCACCATGATGCTCATCCTCGCCGTCTCCGTCCTCTTCGACGGCCTCCAGTACGTCCTCTCAG GTATCGTTAGGGGCTGTGGACAACAGAAGATTGGTGCTTTCGTTAATTTCATTGCATATTATCTAGTTGGTATCCCTGCAGCACTAATTTTCACCTTCAAGTGCCATCTTGGTGGAAAG GGGCTTTGGTTGGGAATATTGAGCGGATTGGTGACACAGACGTTGTTGCTTCTTTTCATTTCCTTTGGCACCACTGATTGGGATAAACAA GCAATGAATGCAAAGGATAGAATTTCCACGTCGCCGCCTGCAGAGCCATGA